CAAGAGAGGACCGTTCTTTGCCTTCTTTATACTTCGCACTCATTTGCTAAAGCTCATCTCCGAGTATCTAGCATATATGCACGGTTAAGCATCTCAATATAATACAGTTCTTTTTCTCAATATTTCGTACCCACCTACTCCTCTACTTAACACCCTAGACCTAAATACTCTCTCCACCCTAATTCAAAACTCACCTACGAGGCTGCTTGTTTGGGTTGCTGTTCGACCGTTGTGGTGTCCCATTGTCTGTAGCCTCTACATCAGAAAGGAGAAAAACTTTATTTCAAACCTAAACGAGCCTAAACAATCAATCCTCCTTGCACTTGTTTCATTTGGTCATAATTCGAAACAACATCTTTTGAATCTCTCATAAAACAAACAATGCTTGAGTAACTATATCCAAAATATTCAATGCTTTGTACCAGCTAGGCAGCTACCAATCATATCAGCGTAAATAATCTTTCAATATTCTCTCCTAAAAGACTAAAACTAAAAGGCAGATGCTTCCCCTACCAACTGATTCAACAAACCCACTTACCATGTCTCTCCACAGGCTTCTCTTCATCAGTAGTGTTCTTCGAACTGTTCTGTTGGctgccaaaaaaaaaggtgTTAACTTGTTAAAGGGCAGGTGAGCCCAAATTAAATGCTTCACTACACACTCATAGTCAGAGAAGATCGACATTGTTACATGAGTGCCCGGTGAGTCTGGTAGATGAAAGCTACATGTTCTGGTGTACATAGTACGCTACATATCCGAACAGTTCGGAAATGAAATTCTAGCGTGTAACATGCATTTTGCAGTGTGCAACAAATATGACAAATCTCAaatctaaaaatctaaaaaattcaCGTACGATGGTTTCGTTACAGCTACATTGCAAGAATACTCTTCCTATAGGAACAATTAAGAATCAACATTTACGCATATGGAACTATGCAGGCTGATTAGCAATAATGAGAAAATGAAGACGATTAATTTATAAACCTGGATAGTCCCGCAGAGGAAGGTAACCCTGATTTGTGTACTTGGTAAGAACCATCAATTGCAGCATAAGGTGGAGGATATGACGCCCCCAGTGCTCCCGGGCCAGTCAAAATTGGCAGCCTGtcaataatataaacaaaaaaaccgGTAGGTAAGGAGCTAGGGAAATCAAACAACACACAAACAGCAGATAAATGAAAGCAACAATTCCGATAATGTTTGGGCCAGCAAAAGACTAAATCATCACAAATAACAAAAGCATGCAGAAAGTCAACTAAAAAATATGGAGTATATCTTTTCAAAACACGTAAAGCCGATCAAACTCAAAACTAACATCCACAAACGCGGTACAGCGAAAAGGAAGGACAGCATACCATGTCATCTCAGGATTTCCCGTACCATTTTCTGGTTGGACATATCCCGGAAGAGCCACTCCGAAAGTCGGTACACCACCGTGCTGACCACCGAATTGCATAACTGCACATGAAATGAACATGAAAAAATATGaccataaaaataaaactgatCAAATATGCATATCGGCACCATTAGCTTTCATTTCATAGCATCCATGAACTGACTCTGGAAGATGTTTTTAACCATTCCAGTGAAGGATGAATGGTGGCATTCAAGAATACAACTTACCAGGCAGAAAAGCAGGGAAATTGGGATTGCTATGACCATTCGCCATGCCCCCGCCTGGGCCCATAAATTGTGTCCCTCCATACATGAAAGACCCTCTTCCACTAGGCTGGAGTGTACCTTTTCCCTTGGCAACCAAAGCACCAGTTTCTGTGACTGACCCTGTTTCACCAGAAATATACAGATTTTTTTTGATGAGCCAATTTTCGGTAGAAAAGAAAGCAGCAAGCTGATAACAGCTGGTTGTTGATCACAAGCCTCACCAGGAGGTTGACAGCCTTCAGTGTCTTTTGAAATTCCCCGGATTTGCATAGGCGAAAAAACATTGTCACCTTGATGAAGCACTTTCCCAGGGGGAGGTGCACCTCTACCTTGACTAGTAGTGCGTACCCACGAAGAGCTAGATTTTGTATTCCCAAACTTCTTTCCAGGCGGCGTAGGGCTTCCATTAACGTGCAGTCTACCCATGCCAGCTTGTAAATCCTTTTGTGCCAAGCTATTGGAGGAACCTGAAGGATAAAATGGAGGAGAAGCTGAGTTTAAGCTCGAAGCAACTATATTTATCTTGGCTTCAGTGTCTATGCTGTCTGTTTCTGTTGGTACACGTCCTGGATCAACGTGTGACGCTTTTACAAAAGAATTCTGGGACCTACAGATCCAGTGACGCTAAAATTAGAGATAGAACATTCGTTGGTAactagagaaaaaaaacaaaacttaaaagaCTCACTGTTTGGTTTGCAGAGAAGGTGCTTTAGTGCCTTTTCTCAAAGCAACTTCATGTCGTCTGGGCCCTCTCCCTCTTATGACAGCTTTAGGAAACTGATCTTGGTGTCCATTGTTGGTAACCACTTTAGAATTGCTCTCTCGAGAATATCCACGCTCCTGACCACGTCCTCTGACTCGGCCTCTGGAACTCCTCTTCTATGTTCACAAAGTTTTATCAATCAGCTTGTAAATTAAATGGAGATACAGAAGAAGTGACAAAAACATTGAGAcagaaagaggaaaaaaaaagtccAATATATCTAATGACTAGCAGAGAGATAGAGGGAGAGATAACTACATCATATTGGTTTTCTTGTGTATTCATCTCGTCATATTTGTCATGTCCCCATTTTCTTTCATCTCGGGATGGCCAGAGCCTCCTACCACCAGGCATTCGCCTACACAAGCAAAATCAAGACAAGTATGAATGGCTATAACTAAACAAGAAGAGAAGGGAAGAGCTCGGTCGAGTATAAAATAGCTTCTGCTGACAAATCGGCTAGATTTAGACGTTACATAGATAAATTTGCATGATATAATAATAGTTCCGTTAGAAAACAAAACCATATAGTAAGTAATAGTACCTATTAGGGGCAGCATCCAATTCCTGAAATCTGTCATCATGCATATAAAAAGCTCCAGCAGTTGGCACTGCAAAAGGTTCCTTCTGCTTTGGTTCTTCTCCATCCACAACAACACAGTCCTCCGTTCCCTTAGGCTCAGCCTTGCCAGCAACACTTGTCGTCTTGTATTccatcttctcttca
The sequence above is drawn from the Raphanus sativus cultivar WK10039 chromosome 7, ASM80110v3, whole genome shotgun sequence genome and encodes:
- the LOC108817209 gene encoding LOW QUALITY PROTEIN: protein MLN51 homolog (The sequence of the model RefSeq protein was modified relative to this genomic sequence to represent the inferred CDS: deleted 2 bases in 1 codon); amino-acid sequence: MGPDVVEEADYESDPEELKRSLATRRREASDDEDENRGEIQSADVDSDEQSAVVEFDNDADDIEGDDSYDEDGDYGEVDEEKMEYKTTSVAGKAEPKGTEDCVVVDGEEPKQKEPFAVPTAGAFYMHDDRFQELDAAPNRRMPGGRRLWPSRDERKWGHDKYDEMNTQENQYDKRSSRGRVRGRGQERGYSRESNSKVVTNNGHQDQFPKAVIRGRGPRRHEVALRKGTKAPSLQTKQSQNSFVKASHVDPGRVPTETDSIDTEAKINIVASSLNSASPPFYPSGSSNSLAQKDLQAGMGRLHVNGSPTPPGKKFGNTKSSSSWVRTTSQGRGAPPPGKVLHQGDNVFSPMQIRGISKDTEGCQPPGEACDQQPAVISLLLSFLPKIGSSKNLYISGETGSVTETGALVAKGKGTLQPSGRGSFMYGGTQFMGPGGGMANGHSNPNFPAFLPVMQFGGQHGGVPTFGVALPGYVQPENGTGNPEMTWLPILTGPGALGASYPPPYAAIDGSYQVHKSGLPSSAGLSSQQNSSKNTTDEEKPVERHEATDNGTPQRSNSNPNKQPRRYSEMSFSK